Below is a genomic region from Silurus meridionalis isolate SWU-2019-XX chromosome 10, ASM1480568v1, whole genome shotgun sequence.
ttgcAGGTAGAAAGCAGAGAcattttcaaaattaaaatagtaaaatacaaaaaacattttcaaccatcaaaacaaaagtttactgtaaatgtatatatttgaacTACACTATTTTATGCTTGTCAAACAGATGCAAATGTGACCTTCTGAATTATTTCAGCTGCAGCAAAGAAAATTTGCTTTTAATGATAACCAGTGTTTgcccagaaaataaaaagcaggtTGGGTGGTTAAAGTTTGTTCTATGACGATTTTTCTTGCGTTTGATAATTGGACTTTCACAATACATGTAGAGAACATGCCTAATGTGCCGTCATCTTACACAAAACCAatgagagaataaaaataaaagggaaaaatctATAGCCTGAGAGGAGTGCACAGAGTATAAAGATGTGAACCATGGTCTGTTGAAAAACCAGCACTAAACATACAGTGCATAACTGACCATGTAGTCTAGTAGTTTAAACACATTTCCATGCTTCTATACACAAAGACAAACAATGATACAATTcatatagaaaatatttttgctatcctggtaaattattaattaaccggaacagcaaaaaaatgtatgtgcttACAGTAATGTTTAGGAAAATCAACTGCGCACAAAAGAGTACTTTTTAGCATACTAATGACCATTAAAAGAATCTGTTGACATCTAAAACAAATCAGTTTTGTAATGGAGAATATCTAGAAGCCCTATGGGCATACACAGTGGCAGTTGTTTTGTCATAATACAAGGCTACAGAAATGTCTTCCTCTCCCAATACCCTgctacaaaacagtaaaaacaaggtGAAAACACAGTTTACAGACtacttaaaaaacacatttagacaTGAGTGAGAAGTTGCGCTGCAATAATCATAAGCACAAACCCTGCCAATATGTTGATCCTCCAATCAGATGAGGATGTGGCTAAAGTCTGAGAATAGAGACAGCTCATAGATACACTGGGAGAAGACGTGTTCACTTGGTACCAGAATTCTCTTTCTGGCCGATAACACCAATCACAGTGAGAAGAGGCGTGACCACCCTGTCCTGTAAGAAGATTATACAGGAGTCAATCTGCTCACTGCTCACATTCTGTAAGACAAGGTAGAGTGAAGCAGCCAGCACAAGGAACACCAGCAGTTTGAGCCAGATGGAGTAGGAGCGACGACATGGACGCAGCTCAGACGGTGGAGAGAACGATGAGGCATGTAATGGAGTGCTGTGACTCTGTGTGAGCGATGACTTGGTGGTTGTGAACACATGCTGGTGTAGGAAAGACTCTTCTGGCCAGAGGTCATGTGCCCTCACTGGACGCCCAGCTGCCCCATGGATAGGCCGCCGACAGGTGGCACTGTATATGAAGACCCAGAAACATGGTGAAACTGATGCAGTTAGTTTACACAAGATGTTAAACTTAATCTAATGTATTAATGTAGTATGTTTAATTTCTTATTCTGTTGAACTGTATTACTTTGTTACTTTGCACTAGAGCTGTTGCTATCGATAATTTTAGTAAgcgagtattctaccgattattcaaTCGATTAATCGAGCAATCGGATGAGAAGCATTTTTtgaatatacaagagaaaatgagacgtctcttaaaatgaacaagttattcgttttcttttttttttttagaaagatttacattttattgctgaaaatgCACACAGCAATAATTATGAAAACTAAACCCAATAAGTgcatttcatttctatattacatcaaaattcaaatacaaatatataaataaaaataaatcataaataaaaatgtaatgattaatTTCAGATtactcaaaacaaaaaaaaccctaaaactaaaatttattttttatgtttgaggTTGAAATGACCAACCTTAGGAAAcgttttgtcattttctttggcctAAATCATATGTAAGCCAGTTTCTGCCACATTTTTAACAAGTTTGAATAATTCTTGTATTTGCGAGTTTTTTCTCACAAATACAAGTTTATATCTTGTAATTCTGaggtttttttctcaaaaatctGACTATTTCTCGTTAATATTTCTGGCGTatccaccggtaaccatgttgtcggCCTGAAGTTTATAGCTGTTGGTGcatgaacgaggctcctctgcttcatctgtcttgttccgtttcctccagagctgattgttagagtTCTCTCTGAAGGATTGGAGGCCATGGTTTGATACCATGCAATTCTACTAATTGCAGCCCATTTTTTTCTCAATGTGTGAACATTTTTGACACTAcagaattgtgaggaaaaaacttGGAATCGCAAAAGTTGgaattagacaaaaaaaaataatttgtggcAGAAACGAacttccatatgaatcttctcctcgccccttgttgttttctattcgttcctccattttttcattctgcaacaTGTGTTTTCCCTTCCAGAGCACTCCCGAGTTTAATAGTGTAATAATGGTCCGCAGGGAAACACAAtgttctgtgtgtagttaaatggactaaacgaagcatcgaggcaaatttttttttttttattcgaattACATGAGGTTACTTGTTTCAGCTCTACTGCACACACAGTTCTGTTTAAACCTACACACGTGCATTGCAATAACAAATTTTTTATTAGATGTGTTCAGCCTGAGAAACTTTAAAATTTATACTCACCTAATTCCTGTGGGTGTAAGAGGTTCATTAGggaatatttcttttaaaatatcaCTCCTGTCCACAGAAAAGGACTGTTCTTCAGCTACTGTTGTCCCCTCTACCTGCTAAAATATCACAAAGTGTATATTCAAGTCAGTCATCAGACCTGCGATGCTATGGCAACAATACTaatggaatggaaaaaaatcattagaaAGGTTATTAAAGGTTACTggaactcttaaaaaaaaaaaaaactaaaaaaagaaaaaacccatacatttaaaaacaaaaggaaaacaatTCAACACTGAGTTGTTCTTCTTGCACTCAAATTAGTTTACAAATTATTATGGATAATAAAGGGtcaaaatattacattaattcTAAAAATGGTCATAAACTCTGCAAAACATGTGCTGTATCTTTTTGTATCACAGTCTCTTAGAATTTCCACAGGTTAGCTAGAAAACTATCAATTTTTTAGGTTAAGAGGTAATTATACCTAAAACATACGCATAGTTTTTTGTTGAGGCCTCAGACACTGTTCTTTCACTTTAAACAGATTCTTTATGCAGTTTTGAGCACAATCTGTCTCTTTCTGGAACAATAACAAGCCATGAATTGCATAATGATGAAATCCTGTCCAAGAACTGGGGAATTAGGATCTGACTAAGAATGGCCTACATAACTGAGAACTTCCACTTTGTTCTGTATAGACACCTTACTCAACAGTttcaaatagttaaaaaaagattatcaTGTTAGAGATGGTAAATCAACTTTTTTCTGGCTTCTCCAAGCTTCGTGGCTATAATCCAAAAATATCACTCCACATTTTTACCTTACTGCTGTGTCTGCTGCTTGTCCTGGTGGTCACTGGGGTTTTTCCTCGGCTTCTCACAAACCGTGGTGTAACAGGAACTGGCTCTGGTACTGGTTGAATATCTACAAACAAAACAgcataaaataaatggaaataccTCAAGACAAGTTGCAAATGCATAAAATGATACAATAGATGTGCAGAACTACCCATTTTTTACGATAGATATTTTAGATTAATTATAGGCAGTGTGAGAAGAATCTCCTGTCTTTTCGTATAAACAAATATGTGAAAGTTTCATGTGTCAACatagttatgttttttttaaaaacattttttaaaaacacagaaaaacatttctgatGATTTTGAAGAAGTGGTTATACCACAAATAAAATCACTTGTAACAGTCGTATCgaatgaaaagacaaaaaaaaataaggcaagAATATTACAACCTTCTTCCTTGTCGCTGTACTGTTCCTCCCCCGTGCGCGTGTTGCCGTTCTGACTGCCGTCTGCCTTGACAGGTACTGTCTCTGGAACTGCTGTTTCAGGTTCAGGTGGTGTGGTTTCTGAAGGAGGCTGATCCAACAGCTTTTGAATTCTCTTCTCATAAAGTTTACGAGTTGAGGCTGTCAGCcgtggaaatatatatattgtttatgaGCAAATAAGAAATCCCAAGGGCACATAATCAACTACAGTAAATGTATGAATAAAGTAACATACAGGTGCAGGCAAAAATCAGAacacagtttttttctttattactatTCTTTATTAACTCAGGCAGGGTCTTTATGTATGTTTACTTAATTTCTAGGTGGCAGGACTATTCCTTAAAACTGAATTCTATTTTCCATATACGTACCTTGGATAttatggagattttttttttttaacacacttaCACTACTTACTACAAACTGTGAAGTCTTTAGCCAGTCTGAAGTCTTATATACAATGTATTAAAGAAAATACATGCAGACAAGTCATATAGGTCATTAAGTTTAGCTGGGAAAAGCATTTTAGTCACTGTGGGGCAGAGGACCTACCGACTATAGGACCAGGATTGATGCCATACTTCAGGAGAAGATCCTTCAAGTCGCTGTCGGTCAAACCAGCAACATCCACCTCCTCTTTCCGACTCTTATCCGTCTTTTTCGTGGCTTTCTTCAGATTGATCACAAACCGATTTAACTCGAATTTAACATTTTGCGGTCTTATTaaggagtttttctttctttaaaaaaacccaaaagaaaaTCAATCAACACTTACTTTTCCTGATCGATTTCTGTTAGAGATCACTGGTGTTATTTCTTCGTCACTCGAGAAAGTATCGGTCGGGGAGTGTTTCTTGTTCAGAACGGTCAGGTGTTTGAGGTAAAGTTGGACATACACATCTTTCCTGTGCTCACCGCTGGGAAGAGGAACATCGTTCGCCAGCAGCTCGCTCTTCAGCTTGTCCTTTGTGAGAACGGACGGGTCTTCAAGGAAATCCGACATGCTTTAGCGGCTTGTTTCCAGACCGAAGTAGATGCAGAGTATCTAAATAAAAAAGCGAGGTCAGTAAAGAGTAATTAGAATACAATTGCGACCCACAGAACAGACCTCATGAAGACTTAATGAACTTGCGCCGTTGTTGACAAACGTCAAACCGGCTGCAGCTCTTCACAGCGGTTGAATAGACTCAGATTTACGcggcaaaaatattttgttactcTTTACTTCTGAAAAGAGCTTCCTACCGCCGCCCAATTcccatatatatttaataaataatatgtagTTATTTTTTTGCAAGGCTTTGCTTTGTTTATACACAAGTAAGAACAAATAATTACCTCCGTTACTGGCTTGCTGGATCCCGATGGCCCGTGCGCGCCTCTATCCGAGACGGTGTAACAAAACGAGCGCCTATTGGCTAGTTTGGATTAGTAAAGCACAACGGGATTGGTGCAGAGCAAACAGCGACCAACCGCCGCATCAAAGAGCGCGATAATGGACTCGGTGAAGCTGCGGGGGCGCGCAACCCACTGCTTCAGTTTATTTTGTCTGGACATTTGTAAGAGATTCAAGGCCAGTTGAATAAAACGATATGTAATAATAGAAGTTTTTAAACGCCCTTTCCAACCTGTTTGTAAATCTATGGATTTGTTTATTCTCACAGAATCGCCtgagtgaaacaaaacaaaagttccTCAAGATGGCGGCCTTAACCACGTTCAGAGACATGGGCAGGCCGGGCTCGTCTGTGACATTGTGTTCATTCATCGTCTGCAGCAGTCAGGCTTCTTACATTCAAATGGTCATGGCAAGATAATTTGCTAACAATTAAGACCATATGccacaaatattataaaaaaaaaaaaaaaaaaatcagtgattcaatacatacaaaaaatgttttttttttaaatacaggcatttaaaaatttttatatatatatatatatatatatatatatatatatatatatatatatatataatatttttaatgccAACAACAGTTAAAAAAACTAGCTTTGGTTTAGGGTGAAAAAAATAAGAGAAGACACGTTATTATAGATACCAGGAAGTCCCTTTAGAACCTCATGATCTTAACATATACAAAAAAGTGCAGAATCTTCAGTAAGGTCATCATGGTGCAAGCACAGGTTGGACCTTCAGATCCTACTGAGCCTGCAGGTGAACAAGGAAGTTCAACTGCTATATCATTAATAGTGGTGAAATGTCTCCCAAACTAGAGCCTGAGTTTTTCACCTGTGTTGACATTCAATTTGGCCCACCTTTCCTTATACGAAAAGAAGGAATTGGCATTTACACCAAtcttcatttctaattctgaACACTATTGTACCACAaacaggattttatttattaaaattttttttttttgtactaataGTTTCATTGCACTAGAAActaatttatttgtacattttatggaATCACGACATCatgacaaattttattttaataaaatttaataaaactgtttttataatataataacagtttgggaaaaagcTACTTTTTCTTCCGTCCCATGGCCctcaaccaaaaaaaattgtttttacttTAATGAGCATAGGCTTAAGAGTTGGGTAATCATtagtactaaaaaaaaatgtttaaagctTGAAGGTCTAACAAACAATAGGACAGAGgacaaataaatattgtattatttgaaCATGTTTAAATGTGGGTCTGAGCACTGGATTTGTTACAGGTTTTTTCCACTGCCTGTCTGACCAAATACTACACTTTCCTCACAGCTCAGTTTCACGGCCTGCACATAATCAATGAACCAAGAgtatgcatgcatgtgagtCTGGGTGTTCATTCTGACCACTGTCTAGTGTTTTAGCATTCCAGTTCACTGTGGTTTTGAGAGTGGTTCGAGGTGGCACACCTCTCTGCCCTGACAAATGTATTAAGGGGAGCACTATAGCTTATAAAACTGATGCCTATATTTTGCCTCAAACCACATGAGTTTCAGCACTTAATCTTCACCAGGTTCTCTGACACAGCATTGCCAATAGTGTGGTGGCAGTATTGCTTTAAAAGCATCAAGCTTCTAAGAAACACCTCCTCACccgttactttattttatttacacagaaaatACCTAATAAgccaaaaattacaaaaaagtgtcttttaaaGCATAACAGTCGGCCCTCAGGAAAAGGAACCCGAGAGACACGGTGCAATTGTTAATAATCGTGTGTATAAAAgtggttttaaaaaaagcaaaggagCATAAATGATAGAGTTGATGACAGatttataaatgtgaatattagATATTTGTCTTTTagtttcaaataaaacaatatggTGCAGAAGCTTAATTCCTGAATTCTTAAAACCTGATTAACTGATTACACCCTCTTATGCATAATACATATGCAGCATGTATAAAATTGCTAAGCAGGCCCAGTTGGCCTTAACTTTAGATCAAAGTTGGCAAAAGGGAAataatcataaatcataaagaTTCATTATTGGTGCACAGATTGTAGTTTTTGTAGAGTTTGTTTCACAAACACTAATAAGTAGGCTGTATGTTTACACTGTGTACATACAGCAATTAAAGTCAGtatcaattaaatcaatatttacatgtttatttgaaTCTTACATtttggttcacacacacacacacacacacacacacacacacacacacacacacacacacactattgtgGAACTTGTCCAGAAGTCATGTTGTATTTAATGGTCCTCAGCCCATAGTGGTGACATGACATAAATCTCAAGTTCACCTTTTTGTGCCGCTGTTTAAGTTGTTGGCTGGCTGCTCAGCTAACAGTGCTACTCAATATTCTCTTAAGGTTCGCTCTACTGTGGTGTGAAATAAGTGAAGACATTATTCTTGACAAACCCTAAAGCTTTAGGCTCCTCAAAGGATGTTATTCATAACTAATTACCATCAGGCCATTGGTGTCAGGCATGACTAAGATGGTAGCTTTTCACATGAGTTGAAAAGGTTTGTCCTGGCATGGAAAAAAACTATCCAGCAGCCTTTGCACAGTATATACGCCTGTTGACAGTCCAAACTGTACTTATAGGACACACACCTTGATGTCAACATCTTTCACTGGAGGAAAGTGAGACACCCCTTCCCGAACCCCGGCAGCCCACCTCCTTACAAATTATGTGCCAGGCAACTTCTCCATTTATTTGTCCAATTATTATTTGAGCCATCGTGCTGTTTTGTTTGGCAGATATTGATAAAGGTCAGCTCATGTCAATACAGGGTTGCATTCAAAAGCAGTGTGAACTTTGTCAGATCACTTTAACAGACCTTGAATAGGTGCAAGCCGATTCCTTTGCCCACCTACTGTGTTACCTTGCTGGTTTTCATTTTTGTAACTATTGCTTGTTATCGCTGGAATTCAACATTGGAGATCCAATGTACAGAGCTTGGCACAAAGCGTTCATTCATGATGCCAAGCACAATTACCTTTACCAGCAGAACCGTCCTACTTTCCCAAGAAACAGTATCTGGCTTATTAAGACTGTACAGCAACAGTCACGTTAGCTGATTGATTCAACATGCCATGATTATAGGAACCATTATTCTTAAATACAGTTGCTAACATTATTTCTCAACTGTTGCtgacaaatctttaaaaaatcctTCTATATAAATAACCACGTTATTTCAGAATTAGGTTCATTTAAATGTTGTTGGTACGAAGCATACAAACATTAGAATTTGATATTTGACTGCTGATATTTGAGAGAAAATTGTGAGTAGAAATTACAGAACTTATTCAGTCCTGAGCCAGATGCTTTGTTCTATTAAACAGAgatgtgtaaaatattattaatagaaGGGACATCACTAGTAATGTGACATAGTGATTTAAGGTCTTATCTTGTTGTATTACTTTACTGAACCCTTCTCTGAATAGAAACTTAAACTGCTTTTTAAGAATGAGAAAGGTTTTTCAGTTTGTTGCTAAATTTAGCTTGGCCCTGTACATACGACAGGTTCTTGAGCCATTTTCAACAAAGATGAGCCGTAGGATTTGCCAGGGCCCAGCGGGTGGCGAGTCCTGGTGGTCTGCTGTTCTCTTATGCACCAGCTTTAAAGTAAACACTGCAATTCTGCGGTCGCCAACGCCATGGCAGCCAGCAAAAGGCCTTACTGTGCGGTAGCACACACAGCTCCGGTGTGCCGTGTCCCAGACTTCTCCTTAGGCCCCCCTCAACAACAGAGGATGAGGTCGAGAACCTATAACACCTATGATGTATGATCGTCCAAAATCTGGATAATTTCCTCACCTAGACCCCTCCTCTTAAACTTAAGATATTATCATACATGTTCTAAGAAACCTCTTTTACATTAATTGTGGTGTGTAATTCCAATGAATTAATTATAGAGATGGGGCACTTCATTAtggtgtaaatatttgtgtagtTTATATATGGTTGGGTGGTAGGCTGCTAAATAAACCAGCCGTTTACTGGAAGAGTTTTCCCTCCAGACGATTAGATAAAATCAAGACATGTTTGTGCATGAGATTCAATCGCTGGAGAATTTTTGACAGACCACATAGGATGccacctgcttttttttctgaaacaagTGAAAAATTGTCTATATTTTCTTTGACATTTCTACATGTTATGTCATAACCTACTGTTCATTCTTGGACTGAGAAACGTATAATGGCAAAGTTACATTTTCAGTATTGTACCACAGTCAACATTTTATTCAAAGCCTctaattcattatatttattcacctTGTTTAAGAACTGAGAACTTGTGGGACATAAACTGTGACACTGCTGGTgcctttaaattaaaatttacagttttctccagacGTAATGCTACTTGAATTAAACGACTAATTTATGACCACTGGCTGCAGTGTTCTTGTTAGCGAGCTGCACCACAAATGTAACATTCCAATGGCAATTAAGAAACTCACTtgactaaccctaacccatattttatgtaaaacaataGTAAACTCATATGAAACTAATTGATAATGTGTGTCTAGTAAATAGCAAAATAGTTATGAAATAGAAGTGAGATTCAAGAAGCAAAAAGGTGGTGGGAGGTTTGGGGAGGGTGGGCACAGCAGCCTTGTAGGTTTCCAAACTTCTTAGTGCTGCTAGCAGAAGGATTTACTGTAACTCTCAGACAAGCATTCACAGCTAGGGCTCTAAACGGTCTGTTGGCAAGGTGGCCATGTTGTCTCTGGCACAGAATCAAACCCACTGAACTGAGGTCCAAGAGTACCTACACAACACAAACCAGTGGGATGTTTGAATGATAAATTACCGACGTTCAGTGGTAGAACAAAAAATACTGGCCTTGCTGGGGACATCAGTCTTAATAATTTCACTGCAAGATTGTACACTGGGTGGTTTGGTCCAATCCAGTGCAGGTGCTGTATCATAGTTTCTCCAAGTGCTGAGAGGGTCAAGTGCCAGTGGTCAGTGGGGTAACACAGGGAGTGTTAAAtgacacattttattcatttacttgtCTCAGTAAGCAGACCACAATGTTTTTCTCCTATATAAAAAGCATTTTCTTGGTAACAGAGTTAAATCACCTGTGGTTATACTTGAAGCTCAATGGATTCACAGAAGCCAAACTCCTCTTTGCATGTTACGATGCCAAGAGCAAATCTTCATGTCacttatttgtgtgtttatagaaCAGAACAAGCTACAATTGGCCAAACAGCACCAGAATAGTGTTAATAAGAGGTGATAGTGAATAAACATGTTTGACACTTGTTAGACATTAAACTTGCTTAGAGGTGACAAAAGTGACATcctcacttaaaaaaaaaacatctttaccaTTACTTCATAATTACTTActttcagtgtgttttttcattgaTGGGTGCTTTTCATAATATACTGTTAAAATCCTCTTACCAgttaaaatacatatacattaatTTAGCTCTTTGTCCTAGCGACCTACTGAAGCTATACGTAAGTGACAATTGCATAAACctgagaaacaaataaaaaaaagggtcagCTATTCTGCTTAAATGTATGATATTAGgatattgttatattttgtcTTTCTGGAATATTTTCTATCTAGCGATGGCAATGTTTGATAGTTTTGTTGTGATATAGAATAGTAAAAGCTGACACAGATAGCAGGAATGTATTGGTACTACATTTCTGAAtagaaatataatgaaaaatccataaatgtaGACACACTTTTCATGAGAGATGCCATCATCAAATAACAAACGATATTTGACAcagaattaaagtgaataatTTCTACAGATAGTCCTTCAATAATATTTAACAGGTTAATGTATATtaacacattatataaataagtaaatgaagTGTTACtgaattgtgtgtttttcaaaAACCACCTTAACCATTAAATGGCTATGAGGTTTGCTTAGTAGGGCAGGAGACCTACCCACAGGCTGGGTTTTACTGAGGTTATGGTTGGGATCTCTTGGGACAGTGGTCAGCCAACACTGTTTGCTTTTTTCACCCAGTTCTGCACATCTATTGGGCAGGGAGGGTCTCTGTTCTCTCTGCTTAGTTAGTACACCTTTCTACCAGGTCTGGCTCTAAAATTCAATTTCTGTTTCAGTTCAACCTTTTCATGACATGATTACAGTTTAATTTCACAGTTGTAATTAGATCCATTGCAGTAATAATCATGAACTACTGGTTAACTAGAGACCAAATAAACACTAATTGTTGAAAAGTCTAAATGCTATAACTTTATTGGAACAGGATTACGCTACTATGCCCTCTTCTGTCCATTATTTAGTGTTCCCCTATCCCCCGCTCTGGGACCCTACAAGCCAACCTCTTTCCACTGAAGGTGTGTGCCTGTGAGTTTcttagagtgtgtgtggtgtcagtCTGGTATACATTTGGcaggcacacacatacacacacacagtcaaagtGGAGTACAGAgcactctctctcattttccctgCTCATTCTGTTGGACTTGTTTGGTGGACCATTGGAGAGCATCAGAGACGCCCACACCTTAGATTGAGTGCCATAAAGTGCCATTCAGCAGTGTGAGCAGCCAGCAGGTTCTTCACCATGCATATGAAGGCAAAAATACTTCAGCTGAGATCGGTTTACTGATTGCTGGACGTTCTACATTTGGATATACCATTGTTCAGCCAAGAGCTAATGCAATCCAGGCATGGTTTAGTTGGAATGCAGCTACACATACAGGGTATAGCAAAATGGCCATGAGGTGCAGTACACATTGATCTACTCTGCTGGAGCACATGTAGGTATGTTtttcatgaaaatgtttttcatgcTACCTAATTAACTAAACCCATAATATCTAAAAACAATAATGCATTGCTTCCATTCTGTTTCTAGCATAGTAATTTATGTACAATAGAACACTGAGACATTAGATAGTACAATCAATATATTAGTTTACACTGTGCTTGCATGTAATCTGagaaaagattaaaaagaaCATGTATCACATAGCATTTTCCCATTTTGTCATTAATACTTTATTCTTCATTACTAAAATTATTCCAAAGTAAAGCATTTATATTGATGTCATTTAGCAATTAGATCTAGGTGATGATAGtgaataataaatacttttgaattgaattataagtatttaaaatgcatcttgaaaaaatatacacatttttataaatataatcttaAATCAGTAActgcacatttttatgtttaaaacatatttagctGTAGTCTGACTCTTTTCCAGATGAGTGTCTGAGAAGTTATGTGGATGAGCACGATGCTAAGGCAGTGGAGTTTTGCTGTGCTCCTTCTAAGCATCCCTCTACCTGTCCAAGGGCAACCCATGCACGCTCTCAGCAACAGAATGTACGTGTTGATGCCCTGTAAACACACTGTTGAttgaaaataaacataattgtTGAGAGAACTGACCACACCTAAGACAATATTTGTATTGAAATTTCTGTTTCCAAGTGAAACATTAATTTGACATAAATTACTTAAACCAGGCCTTCTTAACTCCAGAACAGGGGCCAACTGCTCTGCACAGTCTgaattctttttctcttttcaactAAAGCTCTTAATGTGATCCCTGAAGGAAATGCTCTGGTCTGAAACCCTGGCAAAT
It encodes:
- the tmpob gene encoding thymopoietin b produces the protein MSDFLEDPSVLTKDKLKSELLANDVPLPSGEHRKDVYVQLYLKHLTVLNKKHSPTDTFSSDEEITPVISNRNRSGKKATKKTDKSRKEEVDVAGLTDSDLKDLLLKYGINPGPIVASTRKLYEKRIQKLLDQPPSETTPPEPETAVPETVPVKADGSQNGNTRTGEEQYSDKEEDIQPVPEPVPVTPRFVRSRGKTPVTTRTSSRHSSKQVEGTTVAEEQSFSVDRSDILKEIFPNEPLTPTGISATCRRPIHGAAGRPVRAHDLWPEESFLHQHVFTTTKSSLTQSHSTPLHASSFSPPSELRPCRRSYSIWLKLLVFLVLAASLYLVLQNVSSEQIDSCIIFLQDRVVTPLLTVIGVIGQKENSGTK